TCGTAATTTAAGCTCGCAACTCCATCATAATCTGATAATGCCATCTGATGCACGTTTACATTATTGTAGCCGTTTCCTTGTATGTTTCGGTACAATGCATGCGCGTTACTTTGTAGCGGCTCAAATGCATGAACCAAAATTCTCGGATTAGCAGCCGCTGCTGCAATGCTGTACAGTCCTGCGTGTGCACCGACATCGACAGCCAATGTTGCGGACTTGCATAGTTTCGCCCACAATTTCATGGAATGTGGTTCACCACATCCTGATAGGCCATCCCAAAACATATCGTTTGCATCTGAATAGACGTAAAACTTACACTCATCACTCACTCTCACAAAAACCCTGCCCGAGTAACGCAAACTTCTCTTAAGTCGTCGAGAAGGACGAAAGGGCCTAACACATTTGAACAGCATATTTTTCCCGGGCAAAATGTTTACCAATCGGGCTATTTGGCGTAAAATACTCATCTGATTCATAACTAATGGTTGAGACGCTATTATAATCTTTGTTACTCCAATCACTTTGATAATTTATTTTCTTCTTTACTTAACACACAGTCGTACTCGATCGCGTTGCGTGATATTTTTGAAATGGTGATGGGGTGGATACAGGATACCCTAAAATTATAGGATTGATAAACACCCAGCTCTTCAAGCATACTTGCTGCATTTACATATAGAGCGCCAGCGGAGAGTTCTGACTGCAGCACTTGTATCTCATGCACGTGTTCGCGCACTCCTGCAAACACCTGCGCGTTATAGCCCTGTGTATCCATCTTCAACATGATGCGCCGATTCGGCAGGCCCTCGGTGCATTCCTCCCATAGGTCATCCAAACGGCGCAATTCCACCTGCTCGGTTGCAACGATATCCATCCCACTGCCGACTATGTCCGTGTACTCGGGTCCTGGAGTGAGAACGCTGCAAAGCAGAGGGTTGCGTGTTCTGTTAAACGTAACCGTACCAGTCTCCTCGCCAAGAGCGCAGCACTTGACGCGCCAGCGAGCGTCACCCTGCGCCGTTTGTTGCAACCGTGAAAACAGGTCGGCCGCAGGTTCGAAGGAGATGATGTCGCCGGTGTAGCCCAATTCCCGCAGACCTTGTCCGTACTGTCCGACATTCGCCCCCACATCGAGAACCAGGTCTATGGCCCGCGCCTTCAGAACCTGCTGCAGATGCTTGCGGAACATGGCGCGATGGACGCCGCGCTGCCATAAAAACCAGTCCACGCCGCGTGGTAGTACAATGCCTCCCTTGCCGTTACGGAGAAATTCGTACCCTGCCGCGCCAATCAGCCTTTTACCAAGAGATCGTATAAAACTCGTCATGATCATGTTTTCCCGTGGCTTTGTATGCCACATTGCATATCACACTCGGGACACACGGCCCGGAGCAGGTATAGCGTGCCTCGTAGCCGCTGAGTGTCTAACACACTGTTAGATTCTAGACGGACGTTATAGTGGAGGGTCTGGAAATGCTTACTGCCGTGCCACGGCTGCGCACGCTTCAGAAACGGCGTCAAGATCGTATTCCACGTCGGCATGCCTGCGTTTGTTGACGCCCCGTACTTCCCGGTCGATTTCACCGTCGTGAAGAGCACCCATCGGCCTCACCACAACATGGTCGTATCCGAGTGACGCGGATAGGTCCGAATAAAAGACATCGGCGTTATGATTCGCCAGTTCGAGAATGCGGCACCCTGCTGGTGCGAATACCATATTGCTCAAACCCGCGCCATGAGGACCGGCAATACATTCAGCGTGACGAAACGTATTGACTTGTTCGACAAAGCTGAGTTGTGCAGGATCGATAACAGTGAACCCATGCCGCTTCACGACACGTAACAGCGCCTCTTCGTTGCGCACGGCACGCTTCACTGCCGAGGCGCGTGACACATAAATACGGCGCGCCGCGCCGCCCTTCGAAACGAGGCGTTCAAACACCGTTGTCCGCAGCCGCTCCAGATGATGGAGGGGAATACGCCACGAGACCGAATTGCAGACAAAGGATGGTATTATCGCCGTGGCCAGGCCGAGTTCCTCCGCGGTATTCACATATTGCAATTGAAAACCACGCGGAAGACACAATTCCAGCGACTCCCGCACTACCGGACCTACAGTCGCGGGATGTACTATCGTGAGGGGTTCCCCACGCGCCTCCAGAGTGTACAACCGGAGTATGCCGTCGATAAGCCAGTGATAATAATTCCGGCAGTCCGATGTTGCGATGTAGGCACTTGCACCCTCAACTCTGTGCGAAGGGCGGTGCCGTTTCCCCGCATACACAGCGGGTGGAAGATACCAGCGGTACTCGTAATCCCCATCGGCAACACTGTCTCCATATCTGTCGAAAATCCGCCCGTTCGCCGGACGGAGAACAACATCGTCGACAGCGACACTATAGACGGAGTCCTGGGCAACTCCGTGAACTATGTTTCCATGTTCCTGCGGCGAGTGTCCTGATGCGGGGCTCAACAGGTGCACACGTGAAATAGAGGCCGTTTCCGCCCCGTAGATCCGCGTGCGCGCCGTCACGAGGCGTGTCCCCATCATTCGCTCGAGAGCAACAATGGTTCCGCGGAGAATGTGTTTCATACGTTTAGGCAAGGTCCGGCCTGTGTGTGATGACAACCATCATCCACGTCCTGTGCCTGCATACGAGCGCACTA
This is a stretch of genomic DNA from Ignavibacteriota bacterium. It encodes these proteins:
- a CDS encoding glycosyltransferase family 61 protein — its product is MKHILRGTIVALERMMGTRLVTARTRIYGAETASISRVHLLSPASGHSPQEHGNIVHGVAQDSVYSVAVDDVVLRPANGRIFDRYGDSVADGDYEYRWYLPPAVYAGKRHRPSHRVEGASAYIATSDCRNYYHWLIDGILRLYTLEARGEPLTIVHPATVGPVVRESLELCLPRGFQLQYVNTAEELGLATAIIPSFVCNSVSWRIPLHHLERLRTTVFERLVSKGGAARRIYVSRASAVKRAVRNEEALLRVVKRHGFTVIDPAQLSFVEQVNTFRHAECIAGPHGAGLSNMVFAPAGCRILELANHNADVFYSDLSASLGYDHVVVRPMGALHDGEIDREVRGVNKRRHADVEYDLDAVSEACAAVARQ
- a CDS encoding FkbM family methyltransferase; this encodes MIMTSFIRSLGKRLIGAAGYEFLRNGKGGIVLPRGVDWFLWQRGVHRAMFRKHLQQVLKARAIDLVLDVGANVGQYGQGLRELGYTGDIISFEPAADLFSRLQQTAQGDARWRVKCCALGEETGTVTFNRTRNPLLCSVLTPGPEYTDIVGSGMDIVATEQVELRRLDDLWEECTEGLPNRRIMLKMDTQGYNAQVFAGVREHVHEIQVLQSELSAGALYVNAASMLEELGVYQSYNFRVSCIHPITISKISRNAIEYDCVLSKEENKLSK